The DNA region CTTTGGAAGAGGCTCACCCTTTTGGTCAATGGCTATGCCACCAATTAGACCCTCTTCCAACTCAAAGCTGTGTCCGGAGAGCTTTTCCACATGCCTTAGCACTTTTATTGCAGAATCTACGATCTCTGGACCTATTCCATCCCCTTTTAAAACTGCTATTTTATATATTCCCATGAGGGAAAGAATTATAATATATCCTTGTGAATTTAGAGAAGATCTTGGAGTTTTGCCATGGAGCTAAAAGTCTATGCCGAAGAAAAGGTAGATAGGGCAAGGAAGGTATTAAGGACCTTGAGCTCTATTCCTACGGAGGTAAAGAACAGAACCCTTTTAACCGCTGCGGAGCTTTTGGACAAAAAAAGGGACTACATAAAGGAGCAAAACAAAAAAGATGTGGAGTATGCCTTTGCTCAAGGTCTTTCTCCCGCTTTGATAGATAGGCTTGTTCTAAACGACAAAAGAATAGATGGTATGATAAAGGTGCTGAAGGATGTGGCAAGCCTTCCGGACCCTGTGGGAGAAATAACCCGTATGTGGACCCTTCCCAACGGCTTAAGGGTTGGAAGGATGAGGGTGCCTTTGGGCGTTATTTTTATAATCTACGAAGCAAGGCCCAACGTAACCATAGAGGCAGCTTCCCTTTGTATAAAGTCTTCCAACGCTGTAATACTCAGGGGTGGAAAGGAAGCTATAAACTCAAACAGGGCGCTTGTGGAACTGTTAAGAGAAGCTTCAGTTAAAGAGGGGTTTCCGGAAGAAGCTATTCAGTTTATAGACAGACCGGAAAGGGAAATAGTTTGGGAAATTCTTAAGATGGAGGGTAAGGTGGACGTAGCTATTCCAAGGGGTGGGGAAAGTTTAATTAGGGCGGTGGCAGAAAACGCAAGGGTGCCGGTTATAAAGCACTACAAAGGGGTTTGCAACATATACGTAGACGAAGAGGCGGACTTAGAAAAGGCTTATCACATAGTTTATAACGCAAAGGTTCAAAGGCCATCCGTCTGCAATGCGGTAGAGAACCTGATAATCCACAGAAACATTCTCAACAGCTTTCTTCCAAAAATGGCTTACATACTTGGAAGGGCTGGAGTGGAATTAAGGTGCGATGAAGAAAGCTTAAAGGTAATAAAATCCCATCCAAAGCTTGACTTTGTAAAGGCTGTTCCCGCAACGGAGGAGGATTACTACGAAGAGTTCTTAGACTTAATACTTGCCATAAAGGTGGTGGGCAGTTTGGACGAAGCCATAGAGTTTATAGAAAAGTATGGTTCAAAGCACTCAGACGCCATAATAACTGAAAACTACACAAAGGCTATGAAGTTCCTTGCAGAAGTAGATTCCGCTGCGGTTTATGTTAATGCATCTACAAGATTTACCGACGGCAACGAGTTTGGGCTTGGGGCAGAGATGGGTATATCTACAGACAAGATACACGCAAGGGGTCCAATGGCTTTGGAAGAGCTGACAATACAAAAGTTTGTAATACTTGGCAACGGGCAACTTAGGGATAACTTTAGAATACCTGACGAGATTATTGCGGAATGGAATACTTAATAGCTTTTTTAGTCCTCATAGGTGTTTTGATTTGGTTTCATGAGCTTGGACACTTCTTGTTTGCCAAGCTTTTTGGCGTAAAGGTGGAAGTTTTTTCCATAGGCTTTGGTCCTGTGCTCTTAAAAAAGCGGTATGGAGAGACTGAATATAGGCTCTCAGCCATACCCTTGGGTGGATTTGTAAAGCTTTACGGTGAAGAGGACAACTTAGCGGATCCAAAAGCTTTCTCTTCTAAGCCCAATTGGCAGAAAATACTGATAGCCTTTGCGGGATCATTCTTTAACTTTATTCTGGCAGTTCTTGTCTTTTGGTTTTTGGGCTTATTGGGCAAAGAGGTTCCAAAGTATGCTTTAGAAAAACCTGTGGTAGGGTATGTGCAAGAAAATAGCTTGGCTGAGAAATTGGGTATAAGGGAAGGGGACTTGGTGCTTTCCATAAACGGAAAGGAAGTTAAAACGTGGAAAGAGTTAGAGGAAAGAATGCTAAGAGAGATCTTTGCCAGGACCATAACTGTAGAGGTTCTCAGAGATGGCAAAGTTGTAGTTTTGAAGGGAAATCTGGACGTTAAAAATCCAAGAGCCTTTGGTGCAGAGCCTACTATAGAGCCTGTTATTGGTGGTGTGTTAGAAGGAAGCCCTGCCCATCAGGTGGGTATAAGAAAGGGGGACAAAATACTAAGCATAAACGGAGTTGAGGTTAAAACTTGGCAAGAATCGGTAAAGCTCATAAGGTCCTCTGAGAAGATAAACCTAAGAATAGAAAGGGATGGGCTAGAAAAAGAATTAACGATCATTCCTATGAAAGATCCAAAAACCAACCTTTCCGTGATAGGTGTGATGCCGCACATAGGAACTGTAAAACTAAAACAAGGAGTTTATGAATCCTTAGTTGCCAGTGTGGAAAAGATCGTTCTTCTTTCTGGGCTAACCTTAAAGGCTGTGTGGAGTATGATAACGGGCACTTTGTCTCCTACAAACTTGGGAGGACCCATAGCCATAGCTCAGTTGGCAGGGCAGTCTGCCCAGCAGGGAATAATCCCTTACTTAAACTT from Thermocrinis sp. includes:
- a CDS encoding glutamate-5-semialdehyde dehydrogenase; its protein translation is MELKVYAEEKVDRARKVLRTLSSIPTEVKNRTLLTAAELLDKKRDYIKEQNKKDVEYAFAQGLSPALIDRLVLNDKRIDGMIKVLKDVASLPDPVGEITRMWTLPNGLRVGRMRVPLGVIFIIYEARPNVTIEAASLCIKSSNAVILRGGKEAINSNRALVELLREASVKEGFPEEAIQFIDRPEREIVWEILKMEGKVDVAIPRGGESLIRAVAENARVPVIKHYKGVCNIYVDEEADLEKAYHIVYNAKVQRPSVCNAVENLIIHRNILNSFLPKMAYILGRAGVELRCDEESLKVIKSHPKLDFVKAVPATEEDYYEEFLDLILAIKVVGSLDEAIEFIEKYGSKHSDAIITENYTKAMKFLAEVDSAAVYVNASTRFTDGNEFGLGAEMGISTDKIHARGPMALEELTIQKFVILGNGQLRDNFRIPDEIIAEWNT
- the rseP gene encoding RIP metalloprotease RseP — translated: MEYLIAFLVLIGVLIWFHELGHFLFAKLFGVKVEVFSIGFGPVLLKKRYGETEYRLSAIPLGGFVKLYGEEDNLADPKAFSSKPNWQKILIAFAGSFFNFILAVLVFWFLGLLGKEVPKYALEKPVVGYVQENSLAEKLGIREGDLVLSINGKEVKTWKELEERMLREIFARTITVEVLRDGKVVVLKGNLDVKNPRAFGAEPTIEPVIGGVLEGSPAHQVGIRKGDKILSINGVEVKTWQESVKLIRSSEKINLRIERDGLEKELTIIPMKDPKTNLSVIGVMPHIGTVKLKQGVYESLVASVEKIVLLSGLTLKAVWSMITGTLSPTNLGGPIAIAQLAGQSAQQGIIPYLNLLAFISVQLAIFNLLPLPMLDGGLIVLFFIEMLRRKPLSVKFKEAWQKTGLAIIIALSLFVIINDFIRLFSGKKF